In Raphanus sativus cultivar WK10039 chromosome 5, ASM80110v3, whole genome shotgun sequence, the following proteins share a genomic window:
- the LOC108860358 gene encoding uncharacterized protein LOC108860358, whose translation MATSRLARFITEVAPPQVVTVMRRRTAKVLDTIKEEEREVGTDHSMFSSSLTSKVSPFTSPCSASSSSASFSSGRTYFPVTENRSSFPVFKN comes from the coding sequence ATGGCGACCTCACGACTGGCGAGATTTATAACCGAGGTTGCGCCACCTCAAGTTGTCACGGTGATGCGGCGAAGAACGGCGAAAGTGCTCGACACGATCAAGGAGGAAGAAAGAGAGGTTGGGACTGATCATTCCATGTTTTCATCTTCTCTGACTTCCAAAGTCTCACCGTTTACTTCTCCTTGTtctgcttcttcctcctctgctTCATTCAGTTCTGGTCGGACATATTTCCCGGTTACAGAGAACCGGAGCTCTTTTCCGGTTTTCAAAAACTGA